The Candidatus Phaeomarinobacter ectocarpi genome includes a region encoding these proteins:
- a CDS encoding H-type lectin domain-containing protein, with product MAEFSDEQRAALRGLIDAEVRGRTNRNGGGTFGVLSFLLLVVLAGGLGFFFWVNQGTWDWRNLYADGGGGGDNREVLSEFLLRQAESITDEVRFAQREVSSLRGQQEQLRDEAEEIAAAYRKLAQKAAKAERMISVAEDLDRKLDQVAGAVASSGAVQSVLADKLMASRLQAGTFECGHAYRPTEDGWEEVMTRTVSFESGFTSPPKVFLAPNLLEAYYREPNVILAFEAGSITENKFDLTIRAAGASTISDCRVDWIAVGSVE from the coding sequence ATGGCAGAATTTTCTGACGAACAGCGCGCCGCATTGCGCGGATTGATTGATGCTGAAGTGCGTGGACGGACCAACCGCAATGGCGGTGGCACGTTTGGGGTGCTGAGCTTCTTGCTGCTTGTCGTGCTGGCAGGTGGCCTTGGCTTCTTTTTCTGGGTCAATCAAGGGACCTGGGACTGGCGTAATCTCTACGCTGACGGTGGCGGTGGCGGCGATAATCGCGAGGTTTTGAGCGAGTTTTTGCTCCGTCAGGCCGAGAGCATTACTGACGAAGTGCGGTTTGCCCAACGTGAAGTCTCCAGTTTGCGTGGCCAGCAGGAACAACTGCGCGATGAAGCGGAAGAGATTGCTGCTGCCTACCGGAAGCTGGCCCAGAAAGCTGCCAAGGCTGAACGGATGATCTCAGTTGCGGAAGACCTGGATCGCAAGCTTGATCAGGTGGCTGGCGCTGTAGCGTCCTCCGGGGCTGTTCAGTCTGTTCTGGCTGACAAGCTCATGGCGTCCCGTCTTCAGGCAGGCACTTTTGAATGCGGCCACGCCTATCGGCCGACAGAAGATGGTTGGGAAGAAGTCATGACCCGGACGGTGTCGTTTGAGTCCGGATTCACGTCCCCTCCCAAGGTGTTTTTGGCGCCGAACCTCCTGGAAGCCTATTACCGCGAGCCAAACGTCATTCTCGCGTTCGAAGCCGGCAGCATCACTGAAAACAAGTTCGATCTGACGATCCGGGCGGCTGGAGCCTCAACAATTTCTGATTGTCGGGTCGACTGGATTGCGGTCGGTTCTGTCG